A stretch of Bacteroidota bacterium DNA encodes these proteins:
- the prmC gene encoding peptide chain release factor N(5)-glutamine methyltransferase, translated as MKLSEIKQIFEDAFDKHFESKNELITQFWMLSEAVFEISRLEFALEPNFEPPKFAIDKFNSYCERLKGHEPIQYITGKAYFYGHSFIVNENVLIPRPETEELLDWVLMDYEHKQIDILDVATGSGCIAISLKDNKTQSDVWALDISSDALDVARENNMLVNNGVNFVKADALNLVADETFAEKEFDVIVSNPPYVMNREKSSMKSNVMDYEPHLALFVEDDDPLIFYRQIMKYASTNLKDKGSLYFEINQNLSESMKEMAADLGFVNIELRKDFRGNFRMMKMLKA; from the coding sequence ATGAAATTAAGTGAAATAAAACAAATATTTGAAGACGCATTCGATAAGCATTTCGAGAGTAAAAATGAATTAATTACCCAGTTTTGGATGTTGTCGGAAGCTGTTTTTGAGATTAGTCGTTTGGAATTTGCACTGGAACCTAATTTTGAACCTCCTAAATTCGCAATTGACAAGTTTAATTCGTATTGTGAAAGATTAAAAGGTCATGAGCCGATACAATATATAACAGGGAAGGCTTATTTTTACGGTCATAGCTTTATAGTGAATGAAAATGTACTTATCCCACGCCCCGAAACAGAAGAGTTACTCGATTGGGTTCTGATGGATTATGAGCATAAGCAAATAGATATTCTTGATGTGGCAACCGGTAGCGGGTGTATAGCGATATCATTAAAAGATAATAAAACCCAATCTGATGTTTGGGCTCTTGATATCTCGAGTGATGCTCTTGATGTTGCCCGGGAAAATAACATGCTGGTAAATAACGGGGTCAATTTTGTTAAGGCAGATGCTCTTAATCTCGTTGCAGATGAGACTTTTGCTGAAAAAGAATTTGATGTAATAGTTAGCAATCCGCCATATGTTATGAATAGAGAAAAAAGTTCAATGAAATCGAATGTGATGGATTATGAACCGCATTTGGCTCTTTTTGTTGAAGATGATGATCCCTTGATTTTTTATCGTCAGATAATGAAATATGCCTCAACAAACCTAAAAGATAAAGGAAGTTTGTATTTTGAGATAAACCAGAACCTATCTGAATCGATGAAAGAAATGGCAGCTGATTTAGGTTTTGTAAATATAGAGTTGAGAAAAGATTTTAGGGGGAATTTCAGGATGATGAAGATGCTTAAAGCATGA